The Thermodesulfobacteriota bacterium DNA segment CGCTCGCATCTGGTGCGACCTTTGTCGCCAGAACGTCCGCTTCCTATGTCCAGCATCTGACAAAAATGATAATTGAAGCACACAAACATAAGGGCACTTCATTTATTCACATCTATCAGAACTGCTATGTATATAACGATGAGGCTTTTGATTATTTCACCGCAAAATCCGTCAGGGATGACAGAAACATCTTTCTCGAACATGGAAAGCCGATGATTTATGGGAAAAATAGCGACAAAGGAATAAGGTTCAAGAGTGGAAGTATCGAGATTGCCGAATTCGAGTCCGGGAACCCACCTGATGATATTATCGCACATGACGAGACAGACCTCTCTCTTGCCTACACTCTTTCGAAAGTGTCTTGGCCAAAATACCCAGTCCCTATGGGTGTCATCAGAAGAGTTGAAAAACCGTCCTTTGAAGAGCAAATATACGAGCAAGTAGAAAGAGCAAAAAAGAAATTTCAACCGGATCTTAAGAAGCTAATTTATTCTAGCGATACTTGGGAAGTTAAATAAGAAGGATCATACTCGCGCAGTTCCAAAGCTTTCGAATACTTTTCTCTCGCAACCACTCATCCAAGCGGTTGCCCAGCCTAATTACTATAGAAAATAAAAATGAAGATCGCAAAGTTAGACTGGAACCAAGTAGATTTGATTATCGAGAATGCCCTGGAGGAAGATATTGGACCCAGGGACTTAACCACTGAGCTGCTTTTTCCCGAGGATACCGAGGATAGTAGATGTAATGCCATTATTCAGGCTAAAGAAGAAGGAATTATAGCCGGGCTCCCGATAGCTAAAAGGGTTTTTAGAAAGCTAAAACATGATATTCGATGGGTTGAAAATACGAGAGATGGTGAAAGCATCGCCAAAGGCGATATACTCGTCAAAATCAATGGATCCGAAAAAGCAGTTCTCGCTGGAGAGCGAGTCGCTCTGAACTTCATCCAAAGGCTCTCAGGTATTGCGACACTAACATCAAAATTTGTAAAAGCGGTCGAGGGGCTATCCGTAAAAATAACCGACACACGAAAGACAGTTCCAGGCCTCAGAATCCTCGATAGATACGCAGTCCGCACTGGCGGTGGTCGCAATCATCGCATGGGATTATTTGATGGAGTCTTAATTAAAGATAACCATCTGAAGCTCATTGGGAGCATTACTGACGCAATAAACAAAATTAGAAAAAAGTCAGGGGTCCGATTTCAAATAGAGGTTGAAACATCCAGGCTAGAAGAGGTTCGAGATGCCCTGGCAGCCGGCGCTGATATAATAATGCTGGATAACATGCCCTTAAACACGATGAAAAAATCGGTTGAGATCATAAACGGTAGAGCACTCATCGAGGCCTCAGGCGGAATTACCCTAAGAAATGTAAGAAGAGTGGCGGAAACCGGGGTCAATATAATTTCCATAGGCTCATTAACTCATTCTCCTAAGGCTTTAGACATCAGTCTGTATCTGGTATAGTTATATCTATGATTGAATGGGGACAGGAAGGTTTCAATAAAATGGAAGACCGTACTTTGGTAGTGGAAGAAATCAACAGGCTGAGAAATGAAAAGAATGCCATTATCATTGCTCACAACTATCAAGTTCCAGAAGTGCAGGAAATTGCCGATTTCACGGGTGATTCTCTCGCCCTGTCTCAGCTCGCAGGAAAGACAAATGCTGATGTGATAGTTTTTTGCGGCGTTCATTTTATGGCTGAGACAGCCTCAATCATATCTCCAAATAAAACGGTGTTAATACCCGATCTGGAAGCCGGATGTTCTCTTTCAGATACCATAAATGCTCAACAACTCAGAAAATGGAAAACCGAACATCCAGAAGCAGTTGTAGTTTCTTACGTTAACACAACGGCTGAGGTAAAAGCAGAAAGCGATTATTGTTGTACCTCATCCAACGCAGTAAAAATTGTAAATTCTATTCCTGAAGAAAAAGAAATACTTTTTCTTCCAGATATGTTCCTTGGAGCCTATGTTGGAAAGGTCACTGGTAGAAAGATCCACCTATGGCTGGGAGAGTGCCACGTACATGCCGGAATAAGACCTAAGGACATCGAACAAATGAGAGATGCTCACCCTGAAGCGGAAATGCTCATTCATCCTGAATGTGGCTGCACAACCTCATTCATCTACCATACCTGTAACGGTTTCGACGGAGATAAAAACGTTCATATCCTCTCAACCGGGGGTATGATTGAGTATGCGAAGAGCTCTGAATCAAATGAATTTATAGTGGCTACGGAAACGGGGATGCTCCATAGGTTGAGAAAAGATAACCCCGAAAAGGCCTTCTATCCAGCAAACGAGAATGCCATCTGCAGGTACATGAAAATGATTACGTTAGAAAAGGTTCTTAGCTCACTTCAAGACGATAAATATGAGGTAAAGGTACCAGAAGAAATTGCTAAAAGGGCACGAAAAGCAATTGACAGGATGCTCGAGATTTCCCATTAAGAGTCTGCATTTATAAGAAATCTGGGGTTTATTTTTTTAAAATTGTTTTCAAACCACGCATCGAACTCGTCTTCACCTTCTCTATCAATGTTTTCCCGGTCCAAATTCCAGGTAAGTGGGTTGTTTTTAATGTATTCACGTATTCGCTTTAATGACCCTTCATCCCTGATGATGTGTTCATGATAATTCCGTTGCCAAACTGACATATTTGGTGTATCTCGTACCGCATTTATTCGTTTCGAGGATTTCATTTTAAACCTTCCAACCATTTTAGGAATTAACATTTGACGTCGTTTCATTTTGTCATTTCTGTTTTGTAGGGGCAATTCATGAATTGCCCCTACGCTTTCTTCAATCATAATAATTCCATGCACATGATTAGGCATCACAACGAAGGCATCTGTCCTTACATTTGAATATAAATGATCTAGGTCATTCCAAAAACCTAATACAATCTTTCCATAATTATTAATCCTCAACTCCCCATCAAGATCTTTACCGAATAAACACATCCTATCCTTTGTACAAATCGTGATAAAATACGCCCCAGGCTGTGAATAATCATAATCCTTTAAGCGAATAGATCGTCGACCTTTTCCAGAACCATGAGACATTTTTATTCTCAATATCCTAAAGTCAAACTGCCAGGCGTCCTCGGATCGGATGCTCCGTAAAGAAAATACCCGATTTTCATGACACTCTGTGTACTCCCTATCGTGTCCCCAATCACAACCCTGTGTCCCATTTCCCTTATAATTCTCACAGTATCTCCATTTAACCCCTCCTCAACAACCACTTCATCCGGTAGCCATTGATGATGAACCCTAACCGCATTTGTAGCAGAAGCTATATTCATATTGAAATCAATGACATTGAGAATAATTTGGAGCACAGCGGATATAATCCTGCTCCCTCCCGGACTTCCGGTGAGGAGATAGGGCTTACCATTTTTTAATACAATCGTCGGAGTCATTGAACTCAACATTCTTTTCTCAGGCTCAATAGAATTGTACTCACCCCCTATAAGGCCATAGGCGTTTGGCACCCCGGGCTTTGAAGAAAAGTCGTCCATCTCATTATTCAATAAAATCCCTGTCCCGGGAACTGTAAGCTTTGTCCCATAACTGAAATTGAGGGTATAGGTATTTGAAACAGCATTGCCGTATCTATCAATTACTGAAAAATGAGTGGTATCTACACCCTCCTTATTCCTGCCGGGGGTTCCCGGAGATATTTTTTCGCTTGGTGTCGCCCTTTCAGTATTCAATTTCCTTTGCAGCTCGTTTGCATAATCCTTTGATATCAATCCTGTAACAGGAACGGGAACGAAATCTGGGTCTCCAAGATATTTAGACCTGTCTGCAAAGGCCAGTTTCATCGTCTCGACAAGGATATGAATAGTCTTAGCTGTATTATGCCCATATAATCCTCTGGGAAATCTCTCAAGCATATTTAGCATTTGAATCAGATGCACGCCACCTGAGCTTGGCGGAGGCGTTGAATATATATCATACCCCCTGTAGGTCCCGTGAACCGGTTCACGAATCACAGGGTTATACGAAGCCAAATCTTCAGAGGTGATCAATCCACCTCCTCCCTTCATATAACAAACAATTTTCTCAGCTATCTTCCCTTTATAAAATGCAATGGGGCCATGCCTTGCTATCTGCTTGAGGCTCCATGCCAAATCCTCTTGTTTAAAGATTTCACCCTGATCATACGAAACTCCCCCCTCCTTGTAAAAGATTTTCATGCTCGGGGGTGAAGCCATCATCCTAGCCTTAACAGATAAAAGAGATCTTCTGAGCTCCGAATCGATCGGAAATCCTTTTTCAGCCAAATCAATAGCAGGTTCAAGTGCTCGTTCTAATGTCATAGTCCCGTATTTTTCAAGCGCCATTGCGAGGCCTGCCACAGTACCGGGAACTCCTACTGCCAACAAGCTGTGCAGTGATTTTTCACTATCGACATTTCCACTCTCGTCCAGAAACATATCCCTCGATGCGGCTTTTGGAGCCTTTTCTCGATAATCGATAGCCACCATTTTTTTTGGATCAGCCAGATAGATCAACATAAAGCCACCGCCACCCAAATTACCTGCGCGGGGAAAGGTAGCTGCAAGTGTAAATCCAACAGTCACAGCGGCATCAATTGCGTTTCCTCCCTCTTTTAAGACCTGAAGACCAGCCTCTGTTGCGTACATATTCGCAGATGAGACCATGCCATGTTTAGCTACGACGGGTTGAAATATATCCTTTGGATTGTAGATGGGTGGTTCTTGGGTAGTTAACGCATTGGAACCGAATAACAGAAAAAGAAATATGATTACCGAAATTCTCTTCGCGGGCACAGGATATGATTTAGTATTATGTTTCATGAAAATAACGTCATCCAAACTATGAATCATATATAATCTATAAAATATTTTCGTTAAACAAACTAGTCTTTATCTATCGCGTTCGGGTCCTAACGATACCCTATTGTGGAATATCAATTTAGTAATCTAAAGTTTGAAGGCGATGATTGTTCAGGTCTTCCTAGTTTAATTCAAAGCCATTGCCAATCCGATTATCGTGCGCTAATCGAAGAATTTATTAAAATTGATTCACTAACACGATTCATCCTTCGACTCGGTTAAGGCAGCAAGGTGATGTTCGTGATAATAACCTCTGAAGGGTCCGTATTTATTGTATCGTAATAGAATCCGTAAAATCAACCGCCCAGGAGTCCAGATCCACCTATCTTCGCTATTGCTAATCAGTTAAGTAATATATCGTCTAACTTACTGTATATAAAACAGAAATAAACCACGCATATGCGTATAAATATCTTGACAAATCCTTTCGCATTGCTATATTTATATTTGATATACGTTAATGGATTTTAATTTTGGGGAGCTGGCGACAGCGGGTTTTTTGTTCTACACACTCTGTTTCGCAGCATCAACATTTTTGCTAATTTTTAAGAAGCTTATAGATCGAGATAAATCCGGCGATTCTGCTGCTATTTATCTGAATGTCTATCTCCTGGCTGCTTTGGGTTCTTGGGTTTTCACCCAAAATCTATATGGGGTGCTACTTCCATTCTCAATAGGGTTCGTGGTAAGCATAATCTCAGATCGAGCACTAAAGGACTTTTCAGTTTCTGGACGATTTCTGCTTACATCCAATCTCCTTTTAACGATATTCTCTCTCTTATGGGGTATGTGGTTTATAACGACCATTCATGTAAGCACACTCACCAAGATCTTGATGCTTTCTGGATATCCATTACTTTTATGCTCATTATTTGTAGGATTGGTCTCGACATTTGAACAATGGGAGGTACTCTGCAGGAAAATTTGGAATAGGCCCCGTTCTCCACTGCCCGGAGGAAATCTAAAGCACTATCCGAAGGTTTTACTCCAGGTACCTGCGCACTCAGAACCGCCTGAAATTGTAATTTCTACCATCGATGCCCTTGCTAACCTTAGATATCCAAACTTCGAAGTAATGGTTATCGATAACAACACCAAAGACCCCAACCTCTGGAAACCCGTTGAGAAGCACTGCAGTAATTTAGGTGAACGTTTCCATTTTATCCACGTTGACGGTATTAAAGGCGCAAAGGCAGGAGCGCTAAACTATGCGCTTCGTCATACCCCGCCAGTTGTAGAAATCATTGGTGTGATTGATAGTGATTATCTGGCCGAACCAGATTTCTTAGACCGGCTCGTCGGATACTTCGATGACCCGAAAATTGGGTTTGTGCAAACCCCACATGATTATCGAGATTGGAAGAATAGCATCTATCAAAGAATGTGTTATTGGGAGTATAAATACTTTTTCGAAACAACCATGCCGAGCCTCAATGAAAGGGATTCGGCATTGACTGTTGGTACGATGTGTTTGATTCGCCGCAAAGCCCTGGAGGAAGCGGGCGGCTGGGCCGAATGGTGCGCTACTGAAGACTCTGAGCTTTCGATCAGGATACATGCGTTGGGCTATTCATCAGTCTATACAAATGAAACATTTGGCCGGGGTCTTATTCCCGAAACCTTTTCAGGCTATAAGAAGCAGCGGTTCCGCTGGACATATGGTCCGGTTCAGGAGTTAAGACGTCACATGCGCCTATACTTACCGTGGAAATTACGGAAGCCATCAGCCCTTACTAGCCTTCAAAAGATACACCATCTAAACCATGGCCTGGGCTACCTGAATATAGCAATTGGTTTCTTACTTCTACCGATTGGAATAATTACAGCAATCTCTATGGTCACGCGTGAAGAATTTATCGAAATTCCAAATATAGTATGGATTTCTTCCATTATAATGCTAAGTTCCGGAGCCACTCTATTTTTGTTTTCGTACCGCGTCCTTTTAAAGTGCTCGATTCCGGACACAATAGGGGCATTCTTTGCAAATAGATCCTTAAGCCATACTTACATAACGGCAAGTTTCTGGGCCTTAATCACCAAACAAATTCCGTGGAACAGGACAAATAAGTTCAAGTCGCTTCCCTTGGGATTGGGAGCCCTCGGTTCTGCGCAGACAGAACTTGCTCTCGGTATTGGTATGTTGACTTTTGCAGTAGTGGTTATATCAAACTATTCCAATTTCGGGCTCCACATGTTGTTAATGATCGGCGTTTTATTACGCAGCATCGATTATCTCGTTGCACCTCTTATGGCGCTCCTAGCAGAACACGATGTGAGATCACGCCAAAAACCAACCAAATTTGCTAAACAGATTGCAAGCAGTACGGCAATTAAATAGAAAATTGAGGGAATATATAAACTATCCTGTGATAATTATTGCTACATGAAGACAATTCTAATATACGATCGATAGGCATTCATAGGGCAATTTCCTTACGATTCTCGTACTGGGCTTGTCCTTATTTTCTAACTCTTGCCGTCTTACCTTTGCCGATAACCACCATGCTAATTCACCATCGCATCCGTCACCTTCCGAAACTGGTTCCTGGGGTCTGCATAAAGGATTGTCATTCGGGCATTGAAGGCGCACATGAAAGTGTCCGTCATGTCCCCACCACGGACGAATCTTATTCAGCCACTGCTGACCCGGAAACATCTCACACAGTCTTTTCTTTATAACAGGGTTAACGAAAATTCTTTCAACATCACTAAATGACGCAGCCAATCTTAAAATTTTGGCATGCACAGGACTCCATCTGGTCGGATCAATAACCGTAAGGCTGGGGTTGAGTAAAGACAGGGGCTCAATCATTTCTCTCTCGGCAAGCGTTAGTGTTCTTATCGTAGCAATCGGATTCTGCCAGAACAAAATATCGGCATCAAGCCCAATCTGATGACTGCTATGCCCATCAGGCATAGGCCCGCCGTTTTTCTGTGAAAGATCGCCAATCAACAAAGCTGCTCCGTATAAACCGTGCGCTTCTCTAGCTAGGGACTGAATAAATTTAATAAGCTCAGGGTGTCCATAAAACCTATCCCTGCTTAACCTTAT contains these protein-coding regions:
- a CDS encoding 2-oxoacid:ferredoxin oxidoreductase subunit beta; the encoded protein is MSTTTEHIGETKYKSTDFKSDQEIRWCPGCEDYAILKAFQTALAEIGIPKEKHAVISGIGCSARLPYYMDTYGFHTIHGRAIPVATGVKVANPGLSVWVITGDGDGISIGGNHLIHVMRRNVDITILLFDNKVYGLTKGQYSPTSDKGTINKSVPMGSIEEPVQPVTLALASGATFVARTSASYVQHLTKMIIEAHKHKGTSFIHIYQNCYVYNDEAFDYFTAKSVRDDRNIFLEHGKPMIYGKNSDKGIRFKSGSIEIAEFESGNPPDDIIAHDETDLSLAYTLSKVSWPKYPVPMGVIRRVEKPSFEEQIYEQVERAKKKFQPDLKKLIYSSDTWEVK
- the nadC gene encoding carboxylating nicotinate-nucleotide diphosphorylase; its protein translation is MKIAKLDWNQVDLIIENALEEDIGPRDLTTELLFPEDTEDSRCNAIIQAKEEGIIAGLPIAKRVFRKLKHDIRWVENTRDGESIAKGDILVKINGSEKAVLAGERVALNFIQRLSGIATLTSKFVKAVEGLSVKITDTRKTVPGLRILDRYAVRTGGGRNHRMGLFDGVLIKDNHLKLIGSITDAINKIRKKSGVRFQIEVETSRLEEVRDALAAGADIIMLDNMPLNTMKKSVEIINGRALIEASGGITLRNVRRVAETGVNIISIGSLTHSPKALDISLYLV
- the nadA gene encoding quinolinate synthase NadA; amino-acid sequence: MEDRTLVVEEINRLRNEKNAIIIAHNYQVPEVQEIADFTGDSLALSQLAGKTNADVIVFCGVHFMAETASIISPNKTVLIPDLEAGCSLSDTINAQQLRKWKTEHPEAVVVSYVNTTAEVKAESDYCCTSSNAVKIVNSIPEEKEILFLPDMFLGAYVGKVTGRKIHLWLGECHVHAGIRPKDIEQMRDAHPEAEMLIHPECGCTTSFIYHTCNGFDGDKNVHILSTGGMIEYAKSSESNEFIVATETGMLHRLRKDNPEKAFYPANENAICRYMKMITLEKVLSSLQDDKYEVKVPEEIAKRARKAIDRMLEISH
- a CDS encoding transposase; translated protein: MSHGSGKGRRSIRLKDYDYSQPGAYFITICTKDRMCLFGKDLDGELRINNYGKIVLGFWNDLDHLYSNVRTDAFVVMPNHVHGIIMIEESVGAIHELPLQNRNDKMKRRQMLIPKMVGRFKMKSSKRINAVRDTPNMSVWQRNYHEHIIRDEGSLKRIREYIKNNPLTWNLDRENIDREGEDEFDAWFENNFKKINPRFLINADS
- the ggt gene encoding gamma-glutamyltransferase produces the protein MKHNTKSYPVPAKRISVIIFLFLLFGSNALTTQEPPIYNPKDIFQPVVAKHGMVSSANMYATEAGLQVLKEGGNAIDAAVTVGFTLAATFPRAGNLGGGGFMLIYLADPKKMVAIDYREKAPKAASRDMFLDESGNVDSEKSLHSLLAVGVPGTVAGLAMALEKYGTMTLERALEPAIDLAEKGFPIDSELRRSLLSVKARMMASPPSMKIFYKEGGVSYDQGEIFKQEDLAWSLKQIARHGPIAFYKGKIAEKIVCYMKGGGGLITSEDLASYNPVIREPVHGTYRGYDIYSTPPPSSGGVHLIQMLNMLERFPRGLYGHNTAKTIHILVETMKLAFADRSKYLGDPDFVPVPVTGLISKDYANELQRKLNTERATPSEKISPGTPGRNKEGVDTTHFSVIDRYGNAVSNTYTLNFSYGTKLTVPGTGILLNNEMDDFSSKPGVPNAYGLIGGEYNSIEPEKRMLSSMTPTIVLKNGKPYLLTGSPGGSRIISAVLQIILNVIDFNMNIASATNAVRVHHQWLPDEVVVEEGLNGDTVRIIREMGHRVVIGDTIGSTQSVMKIGYFLYGASDPRTPGSLTLGY
- a CDS encoding glycosyltransferase, coding for MDFNFGELATAGFLFYTLCFAASTFLLIFKKLIDRDKSGDSAAIYLNVYLLAALGSWVFTQNLYGVLLPFSIGFVVSIISDRALKDFSVSGRFLLTSNLLLTIFSLLWGMWFITTIHVSTLTKILMLSGYPLLLCSLFVGLVSTFEQWEVLCRKIWNRPRSPLPGGNLKHYPKVLLQVPAHSEPPEIVISTIDALANLRYPNFEVMVIDNNTKDPNLWKPVEKHCSNLGERFHFIHVDGIKGAKAGALNYALRHTPPVVEIIGVIDSDYLAEPDFLDRLVGYFDDPKIGFVQTPHDYRDWKNSIYQRMCYWEYKYFFETTMPSLNERDSALTVGTMCLIRRKALEEAGGWAEWCATEDSELSIRIHALGYSSVYTNETFGRGLIPETFSGYKKQRFRWTYGPVQELRRHMRLYLPWKLRKPSALTSLQKIHHLNHGLGYLNIAIGFLLLPIGIITAISMVTREEFIEIPNIVWISSIIMLSSGATLFLFSYRVLLKCSIPDTIGAFFANRSLSHTYITASFWALITKQIPWNRTNKFKSLPLGLGALGSAQTELALGIGMLTFAVVVISNYSNFGLHMLLMIGVLLRSIDYLVAPLMALLAEHDVRSRQKPTKFAKQIASSTAIK
- the mepA gene encoding penicillin-insensitive murein endopeptidase, with protein sequence MKQVKYLYLTICLIISLQSLHELRASELATAQTIGFYTAGCIKHSSALPRDGAGYQVIRLSRDRFYGHPELIKFIQSLAREAHGLYGAALLIGDLSQKNGGPMPDGHSSHQIGLDADILFWQNPIATIRTLTLAEREMIEPLSLLNPSLTVIDPTRWSPVHAKILRLAASFSDVERIFVNPVIKKRLCEMFPGQQWLNKIRPWWGHDGHFHVRLQCPNDNPLCRPQEPVSEGDGCDGELAWWLSAKVRRQELENKDKPSTRIVRKLPYECLSIVY